CCGTTGTCGTTGGCAGCGCTCTGGTGAAAATTATCGCCGAACTGGGAACTTCGCCTGACCTGATCCCCCAGGCTAAAACCTTCGTTCGTGCTTTAAAAAACAGTCTTTCCTGATCGCCGGCGAACATCGCAAGGAATTTTCCCATACGAGGTAACAGATATGGCCTGGTTCCGCAAATCGAAGGCACCCATCGTGCCGGTAGAAACCAAAAAGATGCAGATGCCGGAGGGAATCTGGAAAAAATGCCCCAACTGCAATGAAATCATCTATGCCAAGGAGATCGAGCGGAATCTCAACGTTTGCCCCAAATGCGACTACCACTTTCGCATTTCGGCCCGGGAAAGGATCGCTTTGATTCTGGACGAGGGCTCCTTCCAGGAAATGGACGCGAAGATGAAATCCGTCGATTTCCTCGATTTCAAGGACAGCAAGCGTTACAAGGATCGCATCCGGGCGGCCATGAAAAGCAGCGGCAGCAATTCGGCCGTCATTTCCGGGGAGGGGACTATCCACCAGCTGCCGGTGGTGGTGGCGGTCTTCGATTTTCAGTTCATGGGCGGCAGCATGGGGTCGGTGGTCGGGGAAAAGATCACCCGGGCCATCGAGCGCGCCCTGGACACCCGTTGCCCCTGCATCGTGTTTTCTTCTTCCGGCGGTGCCCGGATGCAGGAGAGCATCCTTTCGCTGATGCAGATGGCCAAGACCAGTGCAGCATTGGCCCGTTTGAAAGAGGCCGGCATTCCTTTCATTTCAGTGCTGACCGATCCCACCACCGGTGGAGTGACCGCCAGCTTCGCCATGCTCGGCGACATCAATATGGCTGA
This portion of the Syntrophotaleaceae bacterium genome encodes:
- the accD gene encoding acetyl-CoA carboxylase, carboxyltransferase subunit beta, with amino-acid sequence MAWFRKSKAPIVPVETKKMQMPEGIWKKCPNCNEIIYAKEIERNLNVCPKCDYHFRISARERIALILDEGSFQEMDAKMKSVDFLDFKDSKRYKDRIRAAMKSSGSNSAVISGEGTIHQLPVVVAVFDFQFMGGSMGSVVGEKITRAIERALDTRCPCIVFSSSGGARMQESILSLMQMAKTSAALARLKEAGIPFISVLTDPTTGGVTASFAMLGDINMAEPRALIGFAGPRVIEQTIRQKLPDGFQRSEYLLEHGMVDMIVARQEMKDRLAQILRIFTKN